The Pecten maximus chromosome 6, xPecMax1.1, whole genome shotgun sequence DNA window TCAATTTAAGAGGAAATACTGGAAAAAATAATATCTTTTAATTATCCTGATATGTTTTAATCTCtataaataaactttttttttccctttcagATATGAAAAATCATGAAAGTGCCATTGGGAAAATTCTAGACGCCATTCCAAAAAATGCCACGAAGGAGACACGGATTACGGCTGGATTGGCACATCACCTGTTTTCCCAATTGGtaccaaataaaatgtatgAGGTTGACAAGTATGCAAAGCAGCTTCCAAAAACATGTGCCTGTGGCTGCAATGAAGACATTTGTAGAGGAGACACTTCATTAGGTGAGCCCAATTGTCTTTACTTGTAAGCCTCCTGTTTATAGGCCGCCAATAGCAAGTTTGTTGCAGAGTAGGCCGCCAATAGCAAGTTTGTTGCAGAGTAGGCCGCCAATAGCAAGTTTGTTGCAGAGTAGGCCGCCAATAGCAAGTTTGTTGCAGAGTAGGCCGCCAATAGCAAGTTTGTTGCAGAGTAGGCCGCCAATAGCAAGTTTGTTGCAGAGTAGGCCGCCAATAGCAAGTTTGTTGCAGAGTAGGCCGCCAATAGCAAGTTTGTTGCAGAGTAGGCCGCCAATAGCAAGTTTGTTGCAGAGTAGGCCGCCAATAGCAAGTTTGTTGCAGAGTAGGCCGCCAATAGCAAGTTTGTTGCAGAGTAGGCCGCCAATAGCAAGTTTGTTGCAGAGTAGGCCGCCAATAGCAAGTTTGTTGCAGAGTAGGCTGCCAATAGCAAGTTTGTTGCAGAGTAGGCTGCCAATAGCAAGTTTGTTGCAGAGTAGGCCGCCAATAGCAAGTTTCttgcagggctttttctctTTGAATTTGGAAGGGGCCTGTATATAGACTTATTACCTTATGTTTGGGAAGAAATCATGTGAATTTGGAAGGGGCTTATATATAGACAACTTCCACAATTATCATATCAGGGTATTAGGCTGACCATCACTGAGCCATTGCAACATTCTTTTTCTAAGAACACAGATGTGGTGTagcggtataagctgcaggtatttctggcttggcgattgggtgccgtagatcgtgagttcgaggcccggtcgtgcacgagtcaaaaagttgtcttccttcatcatttgtgttgcttatatatatttagcttTAAGCTTATTATCTTATGTTTGGGAAGAAATCATGTGAATTTGGAAAATAATTTCACAGCAAAATCAGGGAAGGTTTGAAGAACAATGCAAAAGGAATAAAGGTTCCAGCTGGTTCATGATTATAAGATACTCTTAACACTAGCTGCATTCaactgactgtatatatataaagggtAACCTGCCATTGAAAAAGCACATGAAAAGTTTCCAATACTTGAAGAAAAGCACACACTATGGCTGCTCTGCCAATTTAACATTTCGGTGCTTcttgatgattattttgttcagttttcGACTAAATTTATTATCATATActctatttatttgtttatgtaaaataaaatgttctaaTTATTTTTCGGGTACAGTGCACTCTGTCAAAATTCAACTCTGTCTAATCCGAATATTTGCCTAAACAGGCTGAATAAATTGGTAAATAAGTCATTAAATTCCCTTTATTTACAGCAAATTTATCCAGGTGACCAttgatacagacatgtacaggcCCTTTGGGTCTCATATATTACTTTGATAATCcttgtatgtatgtttttttttaattaaacaggATCAAGAAGAACATGGCATGGCCAAGTTGATGTCATGGTAAATCATACAATTGCAGTGGTGATTCAgaacattaaaacaaatgttgatgatgatgatagtgGTGATGATGAGGAAGACACAGATGCAAATGAACCTGCAAGGAAGCAAAGAAAGCTAGAAACAGACAAAAGTTGTGACATGTGTGTCGAAATTAAAGGCAACAGAAGATATGAAAGTGTTCTTCTGGATGTGAAAGTCTTGAATCAAATCTTAGCTGAAGCTATAACAAATGGGTTTGCTCAagttaacaaaaacaacaatacattatcaCATTTCTTAATTCCAACGTTTGGTGTCACATCTGATCATGTGACTGTTTGTCTGTATGACCCTGAAAATGACTGTTTATTGCACATCGATGATGAACTTGAACTGTGGCTTGACAAGGGTACCCGTCGCAATCTAGACCCGGAAACCATAGTTATTATTTGGCTTTTCTTGAATTTCACTGTTCTTACCAAGAAAAATTTGGCTACAACAAAGCTTCATAAATCAGGATTTCAGGAAAGTTTAAAGGAAAATCTTATGTATTACAGAGAGACAAAAGCAAAGGAAAAAATTGCTCCACAAACAATTGAGGCAAGACCAtggaaaaaaattacaaaagaaTTTGTACACCCTTAAACTTAATCATAAACATTGTGTTTGATATTGACTTTCAACTTGTCGTATGTATATTGGAAATGTATCTAAATTGATAATGAACTGACTATTTATTTCTTCACATTCATCATTCAGTGTTAAATGAAACTCAAGCATTTAAGAttcattgttttacatttatGTGATGCTGATGTACCATTTACttaaatattgattaaaatgttaattatctTATTAATTAAAAGGTTAATCATTAATGTTTAAAGTAcaatacagattaatagtaGTCTTTACCGATTAAGCTGCTCAGCTACCCACAATTGCAAATGAGCTGTTTGTAGCATGATTGAATGAAGCGCTACCAAATCTGTTTTTAAAGGATGAAATAGGCCTAAAGCATTCATCTGCTTCCTGttgtttttcatatatattgattttaaaaaaaatcacatatgCAACTCAtgaattcagttttttttaaaaaacttttggtgcttcacccaagcatgctaaaAGCCAAATATCAAGTTTCTGGACCTTTCAATTTTTGAGAAGTTTTTTAAGAAATAGCCTATATGCTATAGCTATCTGACCCAGGTGATCTTGAATGTATGTCAATTAAAAGGTCATCCATATGAACagacttggtagcccttcatccgaCCATGCACCAGGACCAATATCAGGTCTGTAATTGTAGTATCTCGGTTATTGGGAAGTCACCTTAGgttaagcctatttgacccctatgacccgGGATATAtgacccgtgaccttgaatgcaagtcaaggtcatcaatttgATTTACATATGATAATGCTTCAGGACCAAATGCCAGGTACCTGACCATCTCTGTTGAGAATTTGTTTAAAGACTATACCCTATCTGATCCCTTTGAACTTGaatgtgggtcaaggtcattctttt harbors:
- the LOC117329815 gene encoding uncharacterized protein LOC117329815, translating into MSEKYKKMAGYLNLDSTEQHSIKDFTESKEENTAQKNLEVIITDPELARFINLEIHNSNAEDGTCFNDAFITLKSTHDLRRKRAGFITGRPKCQVVEMKNILDTNILDVFLAGGVNAIEKYAEPVCQSFLVLLNFLKDMKNHESAIGKILDAIPKNATKETRITAGLAHHLFSQLVPNKMYEVDKYAKQLPKTCACGCNEDICRGDTSLGSRRTWHGQVDVMVNHTIAVVIQNIKTNVDDDDSGDDEEDTDANEPARKQRKLETDKSCDMCVEIKGNRRYESVLLDVKVLNQILAEAITNGFAQVNKNNNTLSHFLIPTFGVTSDHVTVCLYDPENDCLLHIDDELELWLDKGTRRNLDPETIVIIWLFLNFTVLTKKNLATTKLHKSGFQESLKENLMYYRETKAKEKIAPQTIEARPWKKITKEFVHP